The Ascaphus truei isolate aAscTru1 chromosome 11, aAscTru1.hap1, whole genome shotgun sequence genome includes a window with the following:
- the DCTN5 gene encoding dynactin subunit 5 has translation MELSELLYNKSEYIETASGNKVSRQSVLCGSQNIVLNGKTIIMNDCIIRGDLANVRVGRHCVVKSRSVIRPPFKKFSKGVAFFPLHIGDHVFIEEDCVVNAAQIGSYVHIGKNCVIGRRCVLKDCCKILDNTVLPPETVVPPFTVFSGCPGLFSGELPECSQELMIDVTKSYYQKFLPLTQI, from the exons ATGGAGCTGAGCGAGCTGCTGTATAACAAGTCCGAGTATATCGAGACC GCGTCTGGAAATAAAGTGAGCAGGCAGTCCGTTCTGTGCGGGAGTCAGAACATTGTCCTGAATGGAAAG ACGATCATTATGAATGATTGCATTATCCGAGGAGACCTGGCAAACGTCCGAGTGGGTCGTCACTGTGTCGTCAAAAGCCGAAGTGTAATCAGGCCTCCGTTTAAGAAGTTCAGCAAAGG GGTGGCTTTTTTCCCCCTACACATCGGTGACCACGTCTTTATAGAAGAGGATTGCGTGGTTAATGCAGCGCAAATTGGATCCTATGTGCACATAGGGAAGAACTGTGTCATT GGCCGCCGGTGTGTGTTAAAGGATTGCTGCAAGATCCTGGACAACACTGTGTTACCCCCTGAAACCGTGGTCCCCCCTTTCACCGTCTTCTCAGGCTGCCCTG GTCTCTTCTCAGGCGAACTCCCAGAATGCTCTCAAGAACTCATGATTGACGTGACCAAGAGTTACTATCAAAAGTTCTTACCCCTGACACAGATTTAG